A section of the Maniola hyperantus chromosome 23, iAphHyp1.2, whole genome shotgun sequence genome encodes:
- the LOC117993309 gene encoding carbonyl reductase [NADPH] 1-like translates to MSSKVAIVTGSNKGIGFAIVRGLCKRFEGAVYLTSRDVKRGEQAVADLQKEGLNPKYHQLDITEAKSVEVFRDYLKEKYGGIDVLVNNAAIAFKGDATDPVAVQAEQTLFVNYFCTLSTCEILFPILRDGARVVNVSSSAGHLSNIPSKKLRERFQDPALTISELSGLMRGYVEAAKLGTQAAEWGNSSYVVSKVGLTALTKIQQRLLNDRDIKVNAVHPGYVDTDMTSHKGPLSIDDGAQAPLFLALDAPDSVRGEFVWYNKKIVSWTDDKPTEKY, encoded by the exons ATGAGTTCAAAAGTGGCCATCGTAACCGGCAGCAACAAGGGAATAGGCTTCGCGATAGTTCGCGGGCTGTGCAAGAGATTCGAAGGCGCCGTTTATCTCACATCGCGCGACGTGAAGCGCGGCGAACAGGCCGTGGCCGATCTGCAGAAAGAGGGCCTGAACCCGAAATACCACCAACTAGACATCACAGAGGCTAAAAGCGTTGAGGTGTTCCGTGATTATTTGAAAGAGAAGTACGGAGGCATCGATGTTTTGGTGAACAACGCAGCGATTGCATTTAAAGGCGACGCAACTGACCCTGTAGCAGTTCAGGCCGAGCAAACTTTGTTCGTCAACTACTTTTGTACGCTTTCAACATGCGAAATACTGTTCCCTATACTCCGTGACGGGGCTAGAGTCGTGAACGTGTCCAGTTCAGCCGGCCATTTGAGTAATATACCGAGCAAAAAGTTACGTGAACGGTTCCAAGATCCTGCTCTAACTATATCGGAGCTGTCGGGCTTGATGCGTGGATACGTAGAGGCAGCTAAGCTGGGCACTCAGGCTGCGGAGTGGGGAAACTCGTCGTATGTCGTCTCTAAAGTTGGTTTAACAGCACTGACCAAGATACAGCAGAGGCTTCTCAATGATAGAG ATATAAAAGTGAATGCAGTGCATCCAGGATACGTGGACACGGACATGACCTCGCACAAAGGTCCGCTCTCGATCGACGACGGCGCACAGGCCCCTCTGTTCCTCGCGCTGGACGCGCCGGACTCCGTGAGGGGAGAGTTTGTGTGGTACAACAAGAAGATTGTCTCGTGGACTGATGACAAACCAACAgagaaatactaa